A window of Bradyrhizobium sp. AZCC 1610 contains these coding sequences:
- the uxuA gene encoding mannonate dehydratase, whose amino-acid sequence MLQGWRWYGPNDPVSLDDIRQAGATDVVTALHQVPIGEAWTRSAVEERKNLIENGQPGRSPLTWSVVESIPIPDDVKRLGGGATRSIEAWIASLEAVASAGIKIICYNFMPVVDWCRTDLEWELPNGAKAMRFDHERFAAFDLHILQRPEAPAEYSEAAQRRAKEVYSRMTQADIDVLVTNIASALPGSTTDPLTIPQFRDRLQQYRGIDSAVLRKHLSEFLARVTPVAESLGVTLTLHPDDPPRPLFGLPRIASSAEDYQALFDAVPSKANGICFCTGSLGVRAENDLPAMAKRFAPRIGFAHLRATKREGDGLSFFESDHLDGDVDMIAVLKALLAENGKRSSRDRIVFRPDHGHRMLDDLAETKRTNPGYTAIGRLRGLAELRGAIRAIEHAG is encoded by the coding sequence ATGCTGCAGGGATGGCGGTGGTACGGGCCCAATGACCCCGTATCGCTCGACGATATCCGCCAGGCCGGCGCAACCGACGTGGTGACGGCGCTGCATCAGGTGCCGATCGGCGAAGCGTGGACGCGGTCGGCGGTCGAGGAACGCAAGAACCTGATCGAGAACGGCCAGCCCGGCCGCTCGCCGCTGACCTGGTCGGTGGTAGAATCGATTCCGATCCCCGATGACGTCAAGCGGCTCGGCGGCGGCGCGACCCGCTCGATCGAGGCCTGGATCGCGAGTCTCGAGGCGGTGGCTTCAGCCGGCATCAAGATCATCTGCTATAATTTCATGCCTGTTGTGGACTGGTGCCGCACTGATCTCGAATGGGAGCTGCCGAACGGCGCCAAGGCGATGCGCTTCGACCATGAACGGTTCGCGGCATTTGATTTGCATATCCTGCAGCGGCCGGAAGCGCCGGCCGAATATTCCGAGGCCGCGCAGCGCCGCGCCAAGGAGGTCTACTCGCGGATGACGCAGGCCGATATCGATGTCCTCGTCACCAACATCGCCAGCGCGCTGCCGGGCTCCACGACTGATCCGCTGACGATCCCGCAATTCCGCGACCGCCTGCAGCAATATCGCGGCATCGATTCTGCGGTGCTGCGCAAGCACCTCAGCGAATTCCTCGCGCGCGTGACGCCGGTCGCCGAATCCCTCGGCGTGACGTTGACGCTGCATCCGGACGATCCGCCGCGGCCGCTGTTCGGCCTGCCGCGCATTGCATCCTCGGCGGAAGACTATCAGGCGCTGTTCGATGCCGTGCCCTCAAAGGCCAACGGTATCTGCTTCTGCACCGGCTCGCTCGGCGTGCGCGCGGAAAACGATCTGCCCGCGATGGCGAAGCGCTTCGCGCCGCGGATCGGCTTTGCGCATCTGCGCGCGACCAAGCGGGAAGGCGACGGCCTGTCGTTCTTCGAGTCCGATCATCTCGACGGCGACGTCGACATGATCGCGGTGCTCAAGGCGCTGCTTGCCGAGAACGGGAAGCGTTCGTCGCGCGACAGAATCGTGTTCCGGCCGGATCACGGTCATCGCATGCTCGACGATCTCGCGGAAACCAAGCGCACCAATCCCGGCTATACCGCGATCGGCCGGCTGCGCGGGCTCGCTGAACTGCGCGGCGCCATCCGCGCCATCGAACACGCCGGCTGA
- a CDS encoding ABC transporter ATP-binding protein: MSDAPVLQVNGLVKHFAVTRGLIRRKVIGLVRAVEGVTFEIARGETLALVGESGCGKSTTGRLILRLMDPTSGSVRFKGKEIADLDKDSLRRMRRHMQIIFQDPYASLNPRMTVGEILDEPLRVHEIGDAPSRAARGRELLEIVGLSPEHASRYPHQFSGGQRQRIGIARALAVNPDLIVCDEPVSALDVSIQAQIVNLLQNLQQRFGLSYLFIAHDLAVVKHISDRVAVMYLGKLVEIADKKTLYDRPLHPYTQALLAAIPKPDPSLRTTRVMLQGDVPSPFKPPAGCRFHTRCPHAQPRCSAEEPKLREAAPGHRVACHFFETLPIPTIIARSGLANGKFAERLAAFEAAKQARTLV; encoded by the coding sequence ATGAGCGATGCGCCGGTTCTTCAGGTCAACGGCCTGGTCAAGCATTTTGCGGTCACGCGCGGCCTGATCCGCCGCAAGGTGATTGGACTCGTGCGCGCCGTCGAGGGTGTGACTTTCGAGATCGCCCGCGGCGAGACGCTGGCGCTGGTCGGCGAATCCGGCTGCGGCAAGTCGACTACGGGACGCCTGATCCTGCGCCTGATGGACCCGACGTCAGGCTCGGTGCGCTTCAAGGGCAAGGAAATCGCCGATCTCGACAAGGATTCGCTGCGCCGGATGCGCCGGCACATGCAGATCATTTTTCAGGACCCGTACGCCTCGCTCAACCCGCGCATGACCGTGGGCGAAATCCTGGACGAGCCGCTGCGGGTCCACGAGATCGGCGACGCCCCGTCCCGCGCCGCGCGCGGGCGCGAGCTCCTTGAAATCGTCGGCCTGTCGCCCGAGCACGCCAGCCGCTATCCACACCAATTCTCGGGTGGGCAGCGCCAGCGCATCGGCATCGCCCGCGCGCTGGCCGTCAATCCCGACCTGATCGTCTGCGACGAGCCGGTGTCGGCGCTTGATGTCTCGATCCAGGCGCAGATCGTCAACCTGTTGCAGAATTTGCAACAGCGCTTCGGCCTTTCCTATCTGTTCATTGCCCATGATCTTGCCGTGGTGAAGCACATCAGCGACCGCGTCGCGGTGATGTATCTCGGCAAGCTTGTCGAAATCGCCGACAAGAAGACGCTCTACGATCGGCCGCTGCACCCGTACACCCAGGCGCTGCTGGCGGCGATCCCCAAGCCCGATCCGAGCTTGCGCACCACGCGCGTGATGCTGCAGGGCGACGTGCCGAGCCCCTTCAAGCCGCCGGCCGGATGCCGCTTCCACACCCGCTGCCCGCATGCGCAGCCACGCTGCTCGGCGGAGGAGCCGAAGCTGCGCGAGGCAGCGCCCGGCCATCGCGTAGCCTGTCATTTTTTCGAGACGTTACCCATCCCTACCATCATCGCGCGCTCCGGCCTCGCCAATGGCAAATTTGCCGAGCGGCTCGCAGCCTTCGAGGCCGCCAAGCAGGCGCGGACATTGGTCTGA
- a CDS encoding ABC transporter ATP-binding protein has product MDNLLEVRGLKTHFATDRGLFRAVDGISFSVPRGRTIGLVGESGCGKSVTSLSVMGLVPSPPGKVEAEAVLFGNRDVLRLSADERRKLRGGKMSMIFQEPMTSLNPVHTVGQQIVEAILAHSAMSPRAARARAIEMLDLVRIPSPAQRIDDFPHNMSGGMRQRVMIAMALSCEPALLIADEPTTALDVTIQAQILDLLSDLQQRLGMAILIITHDLGVIAEVADQVLVMYAGRIVESADVNDLFADPQHPYTIGLLGSIPRINVDRERLATIEGMVPSLNNQPAGCRFAPRCPFADQRCRLDPPPLRDIAPGHQVACWKAPVEVAS; this is encoded by the coding sequence ATGGATAATCTTCTCGAGGTTCGTGGCCTGAAGACCCACTTCGCGACGGATCGCGGACTGTTCCGCGCCGTCGACGGCATCAGCTTCAGCGTTCCCCGGGGTCGCACCATCGGCCTTGTAGGCGAGTCCGGCTGCGGCAAGAGCGTGACCTCGCTCTCGGTGATGGGCCTGGTGCCGAGCCCGCCGGGCAAGGTCGAGGCCGAGGCGGTGCTGTTCGGCAATCGCGACGTGCTGCGGCTTTCGGCCGACGAACGCCGCAAGCTGCGCGGCGGCAAGATGTCGATGATCTTCCAGGAGCCGATGACATCGCTCAATCCGGTCCACACCGTCGGCCAGCAAATCGTCGAGGCGATCCTGGCCCACAGCGCAATGTCGCCGCGCGCGGCGCGGGCGCGTGCGATCGAGATGCTCGACCTGGTGCGGATTCCATCGCCGGCCCAGCGCATAGACGACTTTCCGCATAACATGTCGGGCGGCATGCGCCAGCGCGTGATGATCGCGATGGCGCTGAGCTGCGAGCCGGCGCTGTTGATCGCGGACGAGCCGACCACGGCGCTCGACGTCACCATCCAGGCCCAGATCCTCGACCTCCTGAGCGACCTGCAGCAGCGGCTCGGCATGGCGATCCTGATCATTACGCATGATCTCGGCGTCATCGCTGAGGTCGCCGATCAGGTGCTGGTGATGTATGCCGGCCGGATCGTCGAGAGCGCCGACGTCAACGACCTGTTCGCCGATCCCCAGCATCCCTATACGATCGGCTTGCTGGGCTCGATCCCACGCATCAATGTCGACCGCGAGCGCCTCGCCACCATCGAGGGCATGGTGCCCAGCCTCAATAACCAGCCGGCGGGCTGCCGCTTCGCGCCGCGCTGCCCGTTCGCGGACCAGCGCTGCCGGCTTGATCCGCCACCGTTGCGCGATATTGCGCCAGGCCATCAGGTGGCATGCTGGAAGGCGCCGGTCGAGGTGGCGTCATGA